Proteins from a genomic interval of Microbacterium abyssi:
- the tilS gene encoding tRNA lysidine(34) synthetase TilS, which yields MPSLPPAVAEIRLAVRTALTSLPDGVTVIVALSGGADSLALAAATAFEARSRGMQVLSATIDHGLQDGSPDAAASAASKAESLGIRARAERVQVDAESDAGTEAAARDARYAALRRIATDERAAAVLLGHTLDDQAETVLLGLARGSGAASLQGMAARREDEDGTVWLRPMLGVRRVTTEAFCTASDLEPWHDPHNREHRFARVRVRESVMPVLESELGPGVAEALARTAEQLREDAEAFDEIIHETIEDIVEHAEAGISVSVPALAANPAALRNRIIRLVAHSEFGASLTRTQTLEVARLVTDWSGQGPIDLPGCSAARVDGRVVFTAR from the coding sequence ATGCCATCGCTTCCGCCCGCCGTCGCAGAGATCCGCCTCGCCGTACGCACCGCGCTCACGAGTCTCCCGGACGGGGTGACGGTCATCGTCGCGCTCTCCGGCGGCGCGGACTCGCTCGCGCTCGCTGCCGCGACCGCGTTCGAGGCGCGCTCGCGGGGGATGCAGGTGCTGAGCGCCACGATCGATCACGGGTTGCAGGACGGGTCGCCGGATGCCGCGGCATCCGCTGCCTCGAAGGCGGAGTCCCTCGGCATCCGGGCGCGGGCCGAGCGGGTGCAGGTGGATGCAGAATCGGATGCCGGCACCGAGGCGGCTGCTCGCGACGCGCGCTACGCCGCGCTCCGCCGCATCGCGACGGACGAGCGTGCTGCGGCCGTCCTGCTGGGCCACACGCTCGACGATCAAGCCGAGACCGTGCTGCTCGGCCTCGCCCGCGGCTCCGGTGCCGCGAGTCTGCAGGGCATGGCGGCGCGTCGGGAGGACGAGGACGGCACGGTGTGGCTGCGACCGATGCTCGGGGTGCGCCGGGTGACGACCGAGGCCTTCTGCACAGCATCCGACCTCGAACCGTGGCACGATCCGCACAACCGTGAGCACCGCTTCGCGCGCGTGCGGGTGCGCGAGAGCGTGATGCCCGTCCTCGAGTCGGAGCTCGGGCCCGGCGTCGCGGAGGCCCTCGCCCGCACCGCCGAGCAGCTGCGGGAGGATGCCGAGGCGTTCGACGAGATCATCCACGAGACGATCGAGGACATCGTCGAGCACGCCGAGGCCGGCATCTCCGTCAGCGTTCCAGCGCTCGCCGCGAACCCCGCAGCGCTGCGCAACCGGATCATCCGCCTCGTCGCGCACAGCGAGTTCGGTGCGAGCCTCACTCGCACCCAGACGCTCGAGGTCGCACGCCTGGTCACCGACTGGTCGGGTCAGGGGCCGATCGATCTTCCCGGCTGCTCGGCTGCACGCGTCGACGGGCGAGTCGTGTTCACCGCGCGATAG
- a CDS encoding DUF3180 domain-containing protein, whose amino-acid sequence MKRTSALALILLALAGGGIGYLIDHLLTVGGRATFSPSGFLPLLLLVLAASVITLAWPVRRSVRGPSRARIDPFRAMRVATLARASSLLGAIMTGFGSGLLAFLLSRPVAPQVGSVVAMAALVASSLALVVAALVAEQFCTLPKDPDDRQPDDPAGADGS is encoded by the coding sequence ATGAAGCGCACCTCGGCGCTCGCCCTCATCCTCCTGGCCCTGGCCGGAGGAGGGATCGGCTATCTCATCGACCACCTGCTCACAGTCGGCGGACGGGCGACGTTCTCACCGTCAGGGTTCCTGCCGCTGCTTCTGCTCGTGCTCGCGGCATCCGTGATCACCCTTGCGTGGCCTGTGCGGCGAAGTGTGCGCGGGCCGTCGCGCGCGCGTATCGACCCGTTCCGCGCGATGCGTGTGGCGACCCTGGCACGTGCATCCAGCCTGCTCGGCGCGATCATGACGGGATTCGGATCCGGACTGCTGGCGTTCCTCCTGTCGCGTCCCGTCGCACCCCAGGTAGGGTCGGTTGTGGCGATGGCGGCGCTCGTGGCGAGTTCGCTCGCACTCGTTGTCGCAGCCCTCGTCGCCGAACAGTTCTGCACCCTGCCGAAGGATCCTGATGACAGACAGCCAGATGACCCCGCCGGAGCCGACGGGAGCTGA
- the hpt gene encoding hypoxanthine phosphoribosyltransferase has product MRAAEIQDDLAEILITEEEIKAKLEELAAQVTKDYEGKDLLLVGVLKGAVMVMADFARALPVHAPMDWMAVSSYGSSTKSSGVVQIRKDLDTDLHGKHVLIVEDIIDSGLTLSWLLENFESRGPESLEVLALLRKPDAAKVEIDCKYVGFDIPTDFVVGYGLDYDERYRNLRDIAVLAPHVYS; this is encoded by the coding sequence ATGCGTGCGGCTGAGATCCAGGATGACCTTGCAGAGATCCTCATCACAGAGGAGGAGATCAAAGCGAAGCTCGAAGAGCTCGCAGCTCAGGTGACGAAGGACTACGAAGGCAAGGACCTGCTCCTGGTCGGCGTCCTCAAGGGCGCCGTGATGGTGATGGCCGATTTCGCCCGCGCACTTCCCGTCCACGCGCCGATGGACTGGATGGCGGTGTCGAGCTACGGCTCCAGCACGAAGTCGAGCGGTGTCGTCCAGATCCGCAAGGACCTCGACACCGATCTGCACGGCAAGCACGTGCTCATCGTCGAAGACATCATCGACTCCGGTCTCACCCTCAGCTGGCTGCTCGAGAACTTCGAGTCGCGCGGCCCCGAGTCGCTCGAGGTGCTGGCGCTGCTGCGCAAGCCCGACGCCGCGAAGGTCGAGATCGACTGCAAGTACGTCGGATTCGACATCCCCACCGACTTCGTCGTCGGCTACGGCCTCGACTACGACGAGCGCTACCGCAACCTGCGCGACATCGCCGTGCTCGCGCCGCACGTCTACTCCTGA
- the folK gene encoding 2-amino-4-hydroxy-6-hydroxymethyldihydropteridine diphosphokinase yields MVRMPPMPAPDPRPGRDAVEAVIALGANLGDRTETIRRAAARIARLPLVDDLRLSDLHETVAVRLDGPDPDAPSYVNAVALMTTRLAPQVLLGLLHAIEEEHGRERRERWGDRTLDLDLIAYGGLRSDDPHVLLPHPRAAERLFVLEPWLSLDPDAAIPGRGRVADLIEALRR; encoded by the coding sequence ATGGTCCGGATGCCTCCGATGCCGGCACCCGACCCGCGGCCGGGCCGCGATGCGGTCGAGGCGGTCATCGCCCTCGGAGCGAACCTCGGAGATCGCACCGAGACCATCCGGCGGGCGGCCGCGCGCATCGCCCGCCTGCCCCTCGTCGACGACCTGCGCCTGTCCGATCTGCACGAGACGGTCGCCGTCCGCCTGGACGGTCCGGATCCCGACGCGCCGAGCTACGTGAACGCCGTGGCGCTGATGACCACCCGGCTCGCGCCGCAGGTGCTGCTCGGGCTGCTGCACGCCATCGAGGAGGAACACGGCCGCGAGCGCCGCGAGCGCTGGGGTGACCGTACGCTCGACCTCGACCTCATCGCTTACGGCGGGCTGCGATCCGACGATCCGCACGTGCTGCTCCCGCACCCGCGCGCAGCCGAGCGGCTGTTCGTGCTCGAGCCGTGGCTGAGCCTCGACCCCGATGCCGCGATCCCCGGCCGCGGGCGCGTCGCCGATCTGATCGAGGCCCTGCGCCGATGA
- a CDS encoding DUF2520 domain-containing protein → MSRDGRLGVGIVGAGRVGPVIGAALGGAGHAITGITSGSDDDRVAGILPGVPVLDAPEVLRRSELVILAVPHDELPGLVSGLADLGAWQPGQLVLHTDPAYGIAVLEPAQRSGAIPLAVHPAISFTGTSIDLRQLQAGFAAVTAPAPVLPIAQALAVELGCEPVVIDEEDRAAYAEAIATASEFSRAIIGQSTSLLRGIGIENPGGYLSALVQSTVETALREASDPPAI, encoded by the coding sequence GTGAGTCGTGACGGCCGTCTCGGCGTCGGCATCGTCGGCGCCGGCCGCGTCGGACCTGTGATCGGTGCAGCGCTCGGCGGGGCCGGACACGCGATCACCGGCATCACCAGCGGATCGGACGACGACCGGGTCGCGGGGATCCTCCCCGGCGTGCCGGTGCTCGACGCCCCGGAAGTGCTGCGCCGAAGTGAACTGGTGATCCTGGCAGTCCCGCACGATGAGCTTCCGGGACTTGTGAGCGGACTCGCCGATCTGGGCGCGTGGCAGCCCGGGCAGCTCGTGCTGCACACCGATCCGGCCTACGGCATCGCGGTGCTGGAGCCCGCGCAGCGGTCGGGCGCGATCCCGCTCGCCGTGCATCCCGCGATCTCGTTCACCGGCACCTCGATCGACCTCCGCCAGCTGCAGGCCGGGTTCGCCGCGGTCACGGCACCCGCGCCGGTGCTGCCGATCGCGCAGGCGCTCGCGGTCGAGCTCGGCTGCGAGCCGGTCGTCATCGACGAGGAGGACCGTGCGGCGTACGCGGAGGCGATCGCGACGGCATCCGAGTTCTCCCGCGCCATCATCGGCCAGTCGACGTCGCTGCTGCGCGGCATCGGGATCGAGAACCCGGGCGGGTACCTGTC
- the folP gene encoding dihydropteroate synthase codes for MTVIWGIVNVTTDSFSDGGRYIDPERAIAHGLALQDAGATILDIGGESTRPGSERVEPAVEQQRVVPVIQELAARGIAVSIDTLNASTAAAAVRAGARIVNDVSGGLADPEMRAAVAESGADFAIGHWRGPSTDMYARAEYRRASREVAGELRERVGEAAAAGIAPSRIILDPGIGFAKAGDQNWDVLRGLDDITALGHRVLIGTSRKRFLAEALGGGEVSEERRDLATAVTSALAVRHDVWAVRVHNVAATRDALAIAHAWEG; via the coding sequence GTGACCGTGATCTGGGGAATCGTCAACGTCACCACCGACTCGTTCAGCGACGGCGGCCGGTACATCGATCCGGAGCGCGCGATCGCGCACGGATTGGCACTGCAGGATGCCGGGGCGACCATCCTCGACATCGGCGGGGAGTCCACGCGCCCCGGCTCCGAGCGCGTCGAGCCGGCGGTCGAGCAGCAGCGCGTGGTCCCGGTGATCCAGGAGCTCGCCGCGCGCGGCATCGCCGTGAGCATCGACACCCTGAACGCCTCCACGGCCGCCGCGGCCGTCCGGGCCGGCGCCCGCATCGTCAACGACGTCTCCGGTGGTCTTGCCGACCCCGAGATGCGCGCGGCCGTCGCCGAGTCCGGCGCCGACTTCGCCATCGGTCACTGGCGCGGCCCGTCCACCGACATGTACGCGCGCGCGGAGTACCGGCGGGCATCGCGGGAGGTCGCAGGTGAGCTGCGCGAGCGCGTCGGCGAGGCCGCGGCCGCCGGCATCGCCCCCTCTCGCATCATCCTCGACCCCGGCATCGGCTTCGCGAAAGCGGGCGACCAGAACTGGGACGTGCTGCGCGGACTCGACGACATCACCGCCCTCGGCCATCGCGTGCTCATCGGCACCTCGCGCAAGCGCTTCCTCGCAGAGGCACTCGGCGGCGGCGAGGTGTCCGAGGAGCGTCGTGACCTCGCCACCGCCGTCACGAGCGCCCTTGCCGTCCGCCACGATGTCTGGGCGGTGCGCGTCCACAACGTCGCCGCGACCCGTGACGCCCTGGCGATCGCTCACGCGTGGGAGGGCTGA
- the ftsH gene encoding ATP-dependent zinc metalloprotease FtsH: MDVKKITRNPLLYVVLIGVLLFGGFLLISNLGAPKTITTQQGLDLLAGETVTEVTTTDGDQRVDMTLSKAFEDSTQVQFYYVEARADEVVSAINSAEPKDGFNDVVPRATWFDGFLSLLLPLVLLGLLFWWLLSSMQGGGGKVMQFGKSKAKLVSKETPTVTFADVAGADEAIEELEEIKEFLQDPAKFQAIGARIPKGVLLYGPPGTGKTLLARAVAGEAGAPFYSISGSDFVEMFVGVGASRVRDLFNQAKENAPAIIFIDEIDAVGRHRGAGMGGGNDEREQTLNQMLVEMDGFDPNANVIVIAATNRPDILDPALLRPGRFDRQIGVDAPDLKGRLHILEVHSKGKPLSKSVDLEVVARKTPGFTGADLANVLNEAALLTARSNAQLVDNRALDEAIDRVIAGPQRRTRVMKDREKLITAYHEGGHALAAAAMNYTDPVTKITILPRGKALGYTMVMPVDDKYSVTRNELQDQLTYAMGGRVAEELVFHDPTTGASNDIEKATGIARKMVIEYGMTTELGPVKLGSEGGEPFAGRDMGRGREYSESVAERVDVEVRGLIEQAHDEAYQVISDNRDILDRLALALLEEETLDHNQIAEIFKDVRKLPERPLWLSSSDRPVSDRPPIEMPKRVVPADAAASVDGSADATALRGATGGAPASGQARPATA, encoded by the coding sequence ATGGACGTGAAGAAGATCACCCGCAACCCACTGCTCTACGTGGTGCTGATCGGTGTGCTGCTGTTCGGCGGGTTCCTGCTGATCTCGAACCTGGGCGCTCCGAAGACGATCACGACGCAGCAGGGTCTCGACCTGCTCGCGGGCGAGACCGTCACCGAGGTCACCACGACAGACGGTGATCAGCGCGTCGACATGACGCTCTCGAAGGCGTTCGAGGACTCCACGCAGGTGCAGTTCTACTACGTCGAGGCGCGTGCGGACGAGGTCGTCTCCGCCATCAACTCCGCCGAGCCCAAGGACGGCTTCAACGACGTCGTACCCCGTGCCACCTGGTTCGACGGGTTCCTCTCTCTGCTCCTTCCGCTCGTGCTGCTCGGCCTGCTGTTCTGGTGGCTCCTCTCGTCCATGCAGGGCGGCGGCGGCAAGGTCATGCAGTTCGGCAAGTCCAAGGCCAAGCTCGTCAGCAAGGAGACGCCGACAGTCACCTTCGCCGACGTCGCCGGCGCCGACGAGGCCATCGAGGAGCTCGAGGAGATCAAGGAGTTCCTCCAGGACCCCGCGAAGTTCCAGGCGATCGGCGCCCGCATCCCGAAGGGCGTGCTGCTGTACGGCCCTCCCGGCACCGGTAAGACCCTTCTCGCGCGCGCGGTCGCCGGTGAGGCCGGTGCTCCGTTCTACTCGATCTCCGGTTCGGACTTCGTCGAGATGTTCGTCGGCGTCGGAGCATCCCGCGTGCGCGACCTGTTCAACCAGGCCAAGGAGAACGCCCCCGCGATCATCTTCATCGACGAGATCGACGCCGTCGGCCGTCACCGTGGCGCCGGCATGGGCGGCGGCAACGACGAGCGCGAGCAGACGCTGAACCAGATGCTCGTCGAGATGGACGGCTTCGACCCGAACGCGAACGTCATCGTGATCGCGGCCACGAACCGTCCCGACATCCTCGACCCCGCGCTGCTGCGCCCCGGCCGCTTCGACCGCCAGATCGGCGTGGATGCTCCGGACCTCAAGGGCCGTCTGCACATCCTCGAGGTGCACTCGAAGGGCAAGCCTCTCTCCAAGAGCGTCGACCTCGAGGTCGTCGCCCGCAAGACGCCGGGATTCACCGGCGCCGATCTCGCCAACGTCCTCAACGAGGCAGCCCTGCTGACGGCGCGCTCGAACGCACAGCTGGTCGACAACCGTGCTCTCGACGAGGCCATCGACCGCGTGATCGCCGGCCCGCAGCGCCGCACCCGCGTCATGAAGGATCGCGAGAAGCTCATCACGGCGTACCACGAGGGCGGTCACGCGCTGGCCGCGGCGGCGATGAACTACACCGACCCCGTGACCAAGATCACGATCCTGCCGCGCGGCAAGGCGCTCGGATACACGATGGTCATGCCGGTCGACGACAAGTACTCCGTCACCCGCAACGAACTGCAGGACCAGCTCACCTACGCCATGGGCGGACGCGTCGCGGAGGAGCTCGTCTTCCACGACCCGACCACCGGCGCATCGAACGACATCGAGAAGGCCACCGGCATCGCCCGCAAGATGGTCATCGAGTACGGCATGACCACCGAACTCGGGCCGGTCAAGCTCGGCTCCGAGGGCGGCGAACCGTTCGCGGGTCGCGACATGGGCCGCGGCCGCGAGTACTCCGAGTCGGTTGCCGAGCGCGTCGACGTCGAGGTGCGCGGACTGATCGAGCAGGCGCACGACGAGGCGTACCAGGTGATCAGCGACAACCGAGACATCCTCGACCGCCTGGCTCTCGCGCTGCTCGAGGAGGAGACGCTCGACCACAACCAGATCGCCGAGATCTTCAAGGACGTGCGCAAGCTTCCGGAGCGCCCGCTGTGGCTGTCGAGCTCCGACCGTCCGGTGTCCGATCGCCCGCCGATCGAGATGCCCAAGCGCGTGGTCCCCGCCGACGCCGCGGCATCCGTCGACGGCTCGGCGGACGCGACGGCGCTGCGCGGCGCCACCGGCGGCGCTCCCGCCTCTGGTCAGGCGCGCCCGGCGACGGCCTGA
- a CDS encoding PH domain-containing protein has product MTDSQMTPPEPTGADRPQPAAAPVLDEGTYEQLREPRGAGRLALDGRWHQISPRYVTSQFLQNGLVLALLVIVVLVLTLVLDQTWAWIPGGILAAVILVTLAILPRQARAIGYMLREDDIVFRKGILWQRIIAVPYGRMQLVDITHGPLDRAFGVAQLKMVTAAATTGVQIPGLTQAAAESLRDTLIDVAETRRTGL; this is encoded by the coding sequence ATGACAGACAGCCAGATGACCCCGCCGGAGCCGACGGGAGCTGATCGGCCGCAGCCCGCTGCCGCCCCCGTTCTCGACGAGGGCACCTATGAGCAGCTGCGCGAGCCGCGAGGCGCCGGACGTCTCGCACTCGATGGCCGATGGCACCAGATCTCGCCGCGCTACGTCACCTCGCAGTTCCTGCAGAACGGCCTCGTTCTCGCGCTCCTGGTCATCGTGGTGCTGGTGCTGACGCTCGTGCTGGACCAGACCTGGGCGTGGATCCCCGGGGGCATCCTCGCTGCGGTCATCCTCGTGACGCTGGCGATCCTGCCGCGCCAGGCGAGGGCGATCGGCTACATGCTGCGTGAGGACGACATCGTGTTCCGCAAGGGCATCCTCTGGCAGCGCATCATCGCCGTCCCCTACGGCAGGATGCAGCTCGTCGATATCACGCACGGGCCGCTCGATCGCGCATTCGGCGTCGCCCAGCTGAAGATGGTCACCGCGGCCGCGACCACCGGCGTGCAGATCCCCGGACTCACGCAGGCCGCGGCCGAGTCGCTGCGCGACACGCTGATCGACGTCGCCGAGACGCGCCGGACGGGCCTGTGA
- the folE gene encoding GTP cyclohydrolase I encodes MAVDRERIERLTRELLEAIGEDPDRPGLKQTPARVAELYDEFFSGVGEDAASPLARTISVSRGPAPETLPSGAVLLRDIRFRSVCEHHLLPFAGHAHIAYQPGEQVVGLGALVRVVETIAARPQVQERLGEQIADTIAEHLDTRGVLVVLDAVHGCVTMRGGRQTDASTLTIAARGEYTDPVARAELIALIGSLRPAQGAER; translated from the coding sequence GTGGCCGTCGACCGGGAACGGATCGAGCGGCTGACACGAGAGCTGCTCGAGGCGATCGGCGAGGACCCCGACCGGCCGGGTCTCAAGCAGACGCCGGCGCGCGTCGCCGAGTTGTACGACGAGTTCTTCTCGGGCGTCGGTGAGGATGCGGCATCCCCCCTCGCCCGCACCATCAGCGTCTCTCGGGGCCCCGCCCCTGAGACCCTGCCCTCCGGGGCCGTCCTGCTGCGCGACATCCGCTTCCGCTCCGTGTGCGAGCACCATCTGCTGCCCTTCGCCGGTCACGCGCACATCGCCTACCAGCCCGGTGAACAGGTCGTCGGGCTCGGCGCGCTCGTCCGCGTCGTCGAGACCATCGCGGCACGCCCGCAGGTGCAGGAGCGCCTCGGCGAGCAGATCGCCGACACGATCGCCGAGCACCTTGACACGCGCGGGGTGCTCGTCGTGCTGGATGCCGTGCACGGATGCGTCACGATGCGGGGCGGACGTCAGACGGATGCCTCGACCCTCACCATCGCGGCACGCGGCGAGTACACCGACCCTGTCGCGCGCGCAGAACTGATCGCTCTCATCGGATCCCTCCGACCGGCTCAGGGAGCGGAACGGTGA
- a CDS encoding TMEM175 family protein, which yields MTDQATFAPERLKAFVDAVVAIAMTLLILPLLESVSEAADAGTDTGEFLVEHSGQRCCGSQSHGC from the coding sequence GTGACCGACCAGGCGACGTTCGCACCGGAGCGATTGAAGGCGTTCGTCGATGCCGTTGTGGCGATCGCGATGACCCTGCTGATCCTGCCGTTGCTGGAGTCGGTCTCGGAGGCAGCGGACGCCGGCACGGACACCGGCGAATTCCTCGTCGAGCACAGCGGGCAGCGCTGCTGTGGATCACAGTCGCATGGATGCTGA
- the folB gene encoding dihydroneopterin aldolase encodes MTRQEMTSDEIRLTGLTVFGRHGVFAHERENGQEFTIDLSLQLSLADAAASDDVADTVHYGELAESVAAVVAGEPVNLIETLAQRIADVALGDRRVRAVEVTVHKPHAPIPLTFADVAVTLRRARTEEA; translated from the coding sequence ATGACGCGCCAGGAGATGACGAGCGACGAGATCCGCCTCACGGGCCTCACCGTCTTCGGTCGGCACGGCGTCTTCGCGCACGAGCGCGAGAACGGGCAGGAGTTCACGATCGATCTGAGCCTGCAGCTGTCGCTGGCGGATGCCGCGGCATCCGACGACGTCGCCGACACCGTGCACTACGGCGAGCTCGCCGAGAGCGTCGCCGCGGTCGTGGCCGGTGAACCGGTGAACCTCATCGAGACGCTCGCGCAACGAATCGCGGACGTCGCACTCGGCGACCGGCGGGTCCGCGCCGTCGAAGTCACCGTCCACAAGCCGCACGCCCCGATCCCGCTGACGTTCGCGGACGTCGCCGTCACACTCCGCCGCGCTCGCACCGAGGAGGCCTGA
- a CDS encoding PH domain-containing protein encodes MSTPEQPEQFAGQAPAQPPLPPVPEPPADVDSLADGEWHRLHPLTPLFKGGLVLIIVAGIVLNSFRDRIIYWMVNAFAPQAHVEDYSAGDPVDWVLSNNFILIALLIVLGVLIVLIAAFWMVWRFQQFRISEEHVEVRKGIIFRSQRRAPLDRVQGVNLTRPFPARLIGMAKLEVVGAGTDANVPLEYLSTPKAESVRADILRLASGARAARAARQRGTQDAPAGTRRSQLVGSMNTGVSGLIEGVDLADVAPESVVKIPTGRLVGSQLLAGLLWLVFFLVLFGITMAFTVPAILADGGPDAGFGILGVALGIGIPFVIAAVAITWAQISKSLRYSIAPTPDGVRITYGLFTTITETIPPGRIFAVEVTQSMLWRPFGWWAIKINRMSGKSLAQQQSSTAQQFNIVLPVGVAADVQRVLGLILPDLPEADLPLVWEHGIQGPQKQGEDPYRTMARRAWWRRPFSWKRHGLAVTDFGMLLRRGNLWRKLAVFPLVRLQGISAEQGPIDRLQKVAALKAHSVTGPVLGEIVGIESVEVNAAVNDIAHRASVAVQRDHSHRWAMEIEAEAPGAAEPGTQAPETVAPVEMEAQVRTEEPRES; translated from the coding sequence GTGAGCACGCCCGAGCAGCCGGAGCAGTTCGCGGGACAGGCGCCCGCACAACCGCCGCTGCCGCCCGTCCCCGAGCCGCCCGCCGACGTCGACTCGCTCGCGGACGGCGAATGGCATCGCCTGCACCCGCTGACACCGCTGTTCAAGGGCGGACTGGTGCTGATCATCGTGGCGGGCATCGTGCTCAACAGCTTCCGCGATCGCATCATCTACTGGATGGTCAACGCATTCGCGCCGCAGGCGCACGTCGAGGACTACTCGGCCGGAGACCCGGTCGACTGGGTGCTGTCGAACAATTTCATCCTGATCGCACTGCTCATCGTGCTCGGCGTGCTGATCGTGCTGATCGCGGCGTTCTGGATGGTGTGGCGGTTCCAGCAGTTCCGCATCTCGGAGGAGCACGTCGAGGTGCGCAAGGGCATCATCTTCCGGTCGCAGCGGCGTGCGCCCCTCGACCGCGTGCAGGGCGTGAACCTCACGAGACCGTTCCCCGCCCGCCTGATCGGCATGGCCAAGCTCGAGGTGGTCGGCGCAGGCACCGACGCGAACGTCCCGCTGGAGTACCTGTCGACCCCCAAGGCCGAGAGCGTGCGCGCGGACATCCTGCGCCTGGCATCCGGCGCTCGTGCGGCCCGCGCCGCCCGGCAGCGCGGAACGCAGGACGCTCCGGCCGGCACCCGCCGCTCCCAGCTCGTCGGTTCGATGAACACCGGCGTGAGCGGACTCATCGAAGGTGTCGACCTCGCCGACGTCGCGCCTGAGAGCGTCGTCAAGATCCCCACAGGGCGCCTCGTCGGATCGCAGCTGCTGGCGGGCCTGCTGTGGCTGGTGTTCTTCCTGGTGCTGTTCGGCATCACGATGGCGTTCACCGTGCCGGCGATCCTGGCCGACGGCGGCCCCGATGCCGGGTTCGGGATCCTCGGTGTCGCGCTCGGCATCGGCATCCCGTTCGTTATCGCCGCCGTGGCGATCACCTGGGCGCAGATCTCGAAGTCGCTGCGCTACTCGATCGCGCCGACGCCGGACGGTGTGCGCATCACCTATGGGCTGTTCACGACGATCACCGAGACCATCCCGCCGGGGCGCATCTTCGCCGTCGAGGTCACGCAGTCGATGCTGTGGCGCCCGTTCGGGTGGTGGGCGATCAAGATCAACCGCATGAGCGGCAAGAGCCTCGCGCAGCAGCAGTCGAGCACCGCGCAGCAGTTCAACATCGTGCTGCCGGTCGGCGTCGCCGCCGACGTGCAGCGGGTGCTCGGGCTGATCCTGCCCGATCTGCCGGAGGCCGACCTGCCACTGGTGTGGGAGCACGGAATCCAGGGCCCGCAGAAGCAGGGCGAGGATCCGTACCGGACCATGGCCCGACGCGCCTGGTGGCGCCGGCCCTTCTCCTGGAAGCGGCACGGCCTCGCCGTCACCGATTTCGGAATGCTGCTGCGCCGAGGCAACCTGTGGCGCAAGCTGGCGGTGTTCCCGCTGGTCCGGCTGCAGGGCATCTCCGCGGAGCAGGGTCCGATCGACCGGCTGCAGAAGGTGGCGGCGCTGAAGGCGCACAGTGTCACGGGGCCCGTGCTCGGCGAGATCGTCGGCATCGAGAGCGTCGAGGTCAATGCCGCTGTGAACGACATCGCGCATCGTGCCTCGGTCGCCGTACAGCGCGACCACAGCCACCGGTGGGCGATGGAGATCGAGGCGGAGGCGCCCGGTGCCGCGGAACCAGGAACGCAGGCGCCCGAGACCGTGGCGCCCGTCGAGATGGAGGCGCAGGTCCGGACCGAGGAGCCGCGTGAGTCGTGA